Part of the Choloepus didactylus isolate mChoDid1 chromosome 27, mChoDid1.pri, whole genome shotgun sequence genome is shown below.
CCGCCCGCGCCCCGCCCCCCACACtcccgccccgccccctcccgGCCCCACCTTCCCCCCCGCcgcgcccgccccgccccgccccgccccgcccccccgCTCGCTCGGACGCACGCAGGAGGCGCATGGAGGCGCTGGAAGCTCCGAGCCGGTTGGCTGCGCGGCACGTGTAGTTGCCGTAGTGCCGGGCGCTCACGTTGGCGAAGAGAAGCATCGAGCGGGTGCGCTCCGTCTGCACCTTCAGGCCCTCCGCCGCGCCGCTGCTCAGCCTGCGGGGCGCTGGGGTCAGGGCCCGGGCCGCGGGATCCCGGGGGGGCGCAGAGCCCAGACCCCGGAGACTCCGCATCCTGACCCCCACCCCACGACTTCGAGGCCCCAGGGTCCCAGCGCTGACGGACCCCGGGCCACTGCCACCGCCGCACCTCTCCGGGTATACTGGATTCTCAAGCACCCTGGACGCCCCCGGCGTGCGCCCCCGGTCTGCAGGGGCGCCCTGAGCCAGCCGGACCCAGCTCCGCCAGAACCCCGGCATCGATCCCCGACTCCAGCCCTGCTTAGCCAGGGAGCCCGGGCCCAGCATTCAGCCTGCGAGGCCCCCGCGTTCTCCCAGGCGCCAGCGGACCCCGTCACTGAAACGCAGTGCCCCGCCCCCACCCAGCTCCCGGGACCCAGCTCCCGGCTCCCGCCCCCACCAGACGAAGGGACCGAggaccctccccctcccccgcgTCCCGCCCCGGGGCTGTGCTCACAGCCTGTCATCCTTGTACCACTGGAAGTCCGCGGGGGGCACCGCCATGGCCTCGCAGCGCAGCAGGGCGGCCCGGCCCAGGGCCGTGCGGGCGCTGGTCACGTCCGTGATGGTCGGAGGGTCTGGCGAGGGCCGAGGGTCAGTGAATTCTACCCGGCCCCTCCGCCCTCGGACCCCTCCTCCCGGGATCCCAcagcccgcccccccccccgcctcggGCCCAGTGCCTGGGAGGGGGCTCACAGTTGACTGTGACCAGCACGCGGCGGCTGTCGGGCGCGGAGTTGACCCCGTTCTGCGTCATGCACTCGTATTCCCCCGCCTGGCCCCGCTGGATGTCGGAAATCTCCAGGATCTCGCCTTCGGAGGTGAAGCCgtctgtggggggaggggggaggggcggggccggaCACAAACACTTAACACGGGACAACACGGGCACAACACGGACACACATCAGCGGGGCGGCACTGAGGGGCCGGAGTGCACGGGTCAGTGGGACCGGGAGGGGGTCGCGGGGCTGGTTGCTCCCCGAGGGCGGAGGTGGGGGTTCGTGGCTGCAGACCTGGGGTTCGGTAACTGGAACCCAGTGGGGAGGGCCCTAGGATTTGGGGGTTCCGGGCATCCAGGGATCTAGGATCCCGTGACTCAGATCATGACGGGTAAGTGGGGGAAGATCTCCGAATCTTGGATCTCAGAAGATCCTGGAAATACAGACCCAGTGGGGGAGGGTGCAGAGTTCTGGGATCTGGGCTCTGATGACAGAGCACAAGACTCAGAAGACCCTGGGATCTAGCCTGGGATTGGGGACTTACTGGCACCCAGGGATCCAGGATCTCAAGACGGAGCTCTTGGGGCTCCAGTGTCCCAGTGGGGGAAGGTGCAGGGCTCTGAGAGCTGGTGCCCGGGTCACAGGGGGTGCAGGGGAGAGGACATAGGGACTGGCTGGTCCCCCTCCGAAGACCTAGGAAGTGAGGGCCCAGGGGTCTGGGGTCTGGAGTCTGGGTCAGGTAAGGGCTGTGGGGTCTGGGATGTCACCTTCAGGCACCTGGGCAGTACTTGGGGTCAGCCTAGAGCAGTGGTACCCAAACATGAACACAGGAGAGTCACCTAAAACCGACTGCAGGGGTGAGGGCACCGCCAGGCCAGAGCATCCTTCAGCGGCGTGGCGGGGAGGCGAACGCCTGGGCACGAGGGCCAGGGGGTCCCCGGCTTAGGGGTGTAGAATGGAGCCTAGCTGCAGGGGCTCGGAGTCCAGGAGAATCTTGTGAGCGTGGGGAGGGAGACTGGGGATATCCGGGTGGGAGATCTCTAAGAATCTGAGCTCCAGGGGTGAAATGACTGGATCAGGGTAGGATGAGGAAATCAAGTCAATGCAAGAGTTGGGGGAATTAGGAATGAGGGGGATGGAGGGCGGGGTTATTGGGAATGAGGGACCGGATGTGGAGGCGGGGAAGGGGTGGGGTCCTCACCTCGGAGCTGCCTCCAGGTGACAGTGGGCTCAGGCCGCCCCACGGCCAGACACAGCAGGTTCACGCTGCCGCCCTCGTTCACCGCCACGGGCGAGGAGATGTTCACGATGCGGGCGGGGACTGCGGGGCGAGGGGCTCAGTGAGAGGCTGGGGGCCCTCAGGACCCGGGAGTCCCgtcccccagccccctcctccctcagacccgaGAAttcaggcccccagcccctcctccctcagacccaggagtctgggcccccagccccctcctccctcagacctgGGAGTCCCATCTGATATTTGCTTTCTGTGTTTCTCTTGCCTCTTTGCCCTTCCCCTGAGGTCTCTacttcttggtcttctgtcttcCCCACTTTGTTGATTTCTGTCTCTCCACCTTCATCGTAAGTTGGTTTCTCTATCATCCATCAAGTCTGAATCCCACCCCCCCCATCACTGTCTATgtctattattattataattttaaaacatgcacTTGCCATGTGTTACAACCTGACCCAAGTGCTTTACAAAATCGACCCATTAACCCCCTCTCCTGCCCCCGGGGGCAGCTGTCGCTCTGTCCCATCAGTTCTAAGGCACGTGTGCTTTCCCCATTTGAACACTTCTCAAGTCAGAACGGCCCTGAAGGATGATGCTGGAGTCTGTTtggcagaattttttttccttcctagcaGGACCTAAACTAACGGTGCTTCTTCCAGTCAACGATGTCCTGGATTTGACGAATTACAGCCCCTGCCCCGTCCTGCACACAGGTTGCCCAGGCCCTGTCTGCCTGCCGGGGGGGCTGCTCGGCTTTCAGAGGGGAGCAAGATCCCAACCCAGACCGCCTGAGTCCGAGCTCGTGATGACCCCTCCGTGTCTCTGTGTCTCCGAGCCCTCCCTCTCCTCCAGACCCACTTTAAAGCAATTCTGGGGGACAGGagaagcaagttttttttttttaaattgtggttaaGATATTTATAACCCAAAAAtacttcagtggcattaattaccattcacaattttgtgccaccaccaccactatttccagaattTTTCGTCACTGCAAACAGAAACTACTTACGAAGCAGTAactccctgctcccctcccccagcccctggtaaacctCCAATCTCCTTTCTTTGTGAATTTGCTTGTACCACTGTTTCATGTAGGTGCAATTGTACAAtgtgtcctcttgtgtctggtttatttcactcagcacgatgccttcaaggttcatcaatgctGCCGCATGGATCGGAACTTCACTCCTCTTCACGGCCGCATCACATTCCATTTTGGGAGTCTTCCcgcattttgtttctccatcatCTGTCAGCAGACACGGGCTGCCTCCGCCTTCGGGCtctcgtgaataatgctgctgtgaacactgggtGCGAGTCTTGTTTGAGCCTCTGTTTTTGATTCTTTGGGGTAATAggtctaggagtggaattgctgtgtcgcATGATAATTTCATATCTAACTTTGCAGACACATGTGTGATGCTGGGTGAGGCAGGCTCTTGAGCTCCGTCCCTTCCTCTGCTCTGGCTCTGCCCAGCCCCTCTCCTGGCTCCTGCCTCTCTGTGGCCCCTCCAGACCTTTCTCTCCCCCTCGGAGTTCTGGCAGAATCCAGCGGCTGGGAGGCCTTTGCCAGCTGGCTGACATCTCCCGGGGCCTCTGTACCTGCTGCTCCTTTCCTGGCACTAGCTCTTTGTCCAGCTAAAAGTCTCCCCTCAGTCGTCGCGTCTGGGAcgccctctctgagcctttccTCTCAAAGCCCACTTCCAAAGGGCAGCGCATGTCCCTTCTGCAACCCCGCGTCTGCTGCATGGAGTAGCAGCTGGGTGTGGAGTAGCTGTGAGAGGATGCAGCTGTCCACTGAGTGCCCCCCGCTCCCCGCCCTGGAGAAGGTCACGCTGGAGGGTGGTTATCCATGAGGCTCTGCTGGGCTGGACCCCACAGGGCAGGGGTCTGGGTGTGTGCCGCGGCCTCCCCTCCTGCCCGGCGGGGGCTCACCGTGGACGATGAGGTACACCTGGGTGGTGTAGGGCTGGTGGCGCGTCTGGAAGGAGCAGGTGTACAGGCCCTCGTCGCCGAGTCCCACCTGCGTGATGAGGATGGAGAACTCCTCGGGCGTGTTGACCAGCAGCCGCACGCGCGGGTCGCTGGTCCAGCGGTCGTTGCCGGCGTACAGGATGTTGGAGCGGTTCAGCCAGGCCACGCGGGTCACATGCTCGTCGATGaagcagctgggggtgggggagagggaggtgcTTCTCCCCGCAGTGGAGCTGTCCCCCACATTCTCCCACCTGGGATGAGGAGGGCGGGGAGGCCCCCCAGGCTCCTGCTGTAGCCCTGTGCAGCAGACATCACTGAACCCTCGTTACAGGGGGGTGGAAGGAGCCTCAGGGGGATGGCATGTGCCTCAGGGGCCACAGGGGATGAGGGCTAGCAGTTAGTGAACTGCTGTGAgccagagacccagagagggggATGGAGACCCAGGGTGGGGGAcggagacccagagagagggaaagagacccAGGGAGAGggggacagaggcccagagagagggggacggagacccagagagagggggacggggacccagagagagagggggacggAGACTCAGGGAGAGGGGGACAGAGACTCAGAGAGGGggacagagacccagagagggggACGGAGACCCAGAGAGGGGGGGACAGAGACTCAGAGAGGGGGGGACAgggtcccagagagagaaggggacGGAGACTCAGGGAGAGGGGGACGGAGACCCAGAGAGGGGGGGGACAgggtcccagagagagaaggggacGGAGACTCAGGGAGAGGGGACGGAGACCCAGAGAGGGGGGGACAGAGACTCAGAGAGGGGGGGACAgggtcccagagagagaaggggacCGAGACAGGGACCCAGACAGAGGAGACAGAAACCCAGGGGACATAACCTGGCTGTTGTTTATTGAGCAACCCTGTGTGTGCATGAACACCCCAGAGGGGTTCCTGTCCCCAGCCCCCTGACAGTCACAGACACTGAGGCAGGGGTGGTGCTAGCTGTGTCGGGGCTGGcccccccagcccctctcctgaCGGAGGCATCAGGCTGTCCTCGGGGACAGgaggttttctttctctccttccctctgacAGAGGCTGCGAGTGAGGCTCTGGATGGCGAAGGGGCAGGATGGTGCCAGGTCCCCAAGCTCCTCCCCAGCCCCGGGGGGTACCTGAGGGTGGCGTTGTCCCCTTCGCACACAGTGTAGTTGTCAGAGAGAGAGTTAAACTCGAGGCTCTGGGACAGCAGCCCTGAGGAAGGGAGGGGCCGGCTCAGTCGGGGGAGCAGGGTCTGCGTGGGGGGGGGGTTCCCGCCCCCTGGCACCCCCAGAGATGGCGTAGatgcgcacacgcacacacatgcacacgccgCACACACCCTTGCAGACACATGCATTCGCAGCAGTCACAGGGAGAGCAGACACGCCAGACACACACACGTGCTCTCCCACAGGCCCGCTCTGGCAGACTAACAGGGAGACTTGCACGGGTACACACATGCACCTCCAGAGACTTACACAGATGGCACGCAATCATAGTACACAAATGCACctgcacacacacgtacacagaTACACTCGCACACAATTTTCAGTTACCTACATACAGAGACCCACTTATACATAtccatgtgtacacacacacacgtacacggATACCCACATATAGACATGCACAgctacacgtgcacacacacatacctacaGATATATTCATACAGATATGCAGAGATACATATGTACAGATccacgtgtacacacacacacatgcaatccCATGTATTCACAGGTGCACACGTACAAATCCCCATCATAGACACACATCAAGAGACATATTTACACCCATAGAGACAGTTGCACATGGATCTGCACACACATTTACACATGAGCACATGGAGCTAGTCACAGTCACCCAAACACACAGATGCACATATAGATTCCCCCGGACACACATCTCTCTGATGCACACTTCTGTGTGAACAGCCACACAGATTCGCAGCCACACACACCCATGCGGACACACACGTGTGCCCACAATTCCCCTGCACGCCCTCGCCTGCCTGTACACTCCTTGGAgccagtccccaccccaccccttcatCTCTCTCTGGACCACGGCCAAGGAGGGGGCTGGGCGCACGGAGGCTGGAGACAGCCCCTGGCGGGGGAGGGAAGGCAGCGGGTGACCTTGGATGTCAAGGAGGGagggccctgcccccaccctgggaTGAGGAACTAATTCATCAAATGAATTAATTGTCTGTGCGGCCCCAATGGCCCCCAAAGGCCCTTTCCATCAGCAGCCCCTCTGGGGCTGGGGCCAAGCCAGGGCCATGGGCTCACCAGGGCTGGGGTCCAGGGCTGGGTCCTGCAGACCCTTGCTCTGGGCTCCCACAGGCCCGAGCCTCTCCTGGCCTTGGCAGagcctgggaggagggaggggctcAGGCTCCCCCAGCTGGACAGCACAGGATGCACGGTGGACACTGCCATGCACAGGCCTAGTGACAACAGGACGTGATCTATGgatacacgtgcacacacaatgcatgcacacacatgcatgtgcactcTCACGtagacacacaccacacaccataCATGCACCTGCTCAAGCgtatatgcatgtgtgcacacacaggcacacacacacgtacacacacttCTGCACATGGCACTCACGCACACcatatgtgcacacatgcacacacacttctGCACATggcactcatgcacacacacttgcacacaaaccatatgtgcacacacacgcacgtacacacatgcacgcacatacacacgtgcacacatgcgcaatatcacatgcacacacatgtatgcaTATGCAATATGTACATACACTTCTGCACATGGCACTCACACATGcacgctcacacacacagttACCAGGGTCCAGGGAGGCACACAGAGCAGCTCCCAACCAGGAAAAAGCCCCTCACTCTTAGCCACGCGCACAGCTTCAGCCCTGCTCCGAGGGACAGACG
Proteins encoded:
- the IGLON5 gene encoding igLON family member 5 isoform X1, yielding MPPPALGARLRLLAAAALAGLAVISRGLLSQSLEFNSLSDNYTVCEGDNATLRWENVGDSSTAGRSTSLSPTPSCFIDEHVTRVAWLNRSNILYAGNDRWTSDPRVRLLVNTPEEFSILITQVGLGDEGLYTCSFQTRHQPYTTQVYLIVHVPARIVNISSPVAVNEGGSVNLLCLAVGRPEPTVTWRQLRDGFTSEGEILEISDIQRGQAGEYECMTQNGVNSAPDSRRVLVTVNYPPTITDVTSARTALGRAALLRCEAMAVPPADFQWYKDDRLLSSGAAEGLKVQTERTRSMLLFANVSARHYGNYTCRAANRLGASSASMRLLRPGSLENSAPRPPGPLTLLSALGWLWWRM
- the IGLON5 gene encoding igLON family member 5 isoform X2; the encoded protein is MPPPALGARLRLLAAAALAGLAVISRGLLSQSLEFNSLSDNYTVCEGDNATLSCFIDEHVTRVAWLNRSNILYAGNDRWTSDPRVRLLVNTPEEFSILITQVGLGDEGLYTCSFQTRHQPYTTQVYLIVHVPARIVNISSPVAVNEGGSVNLLCLAVGRPEPTVTWRQLRDGFTSEGEILEISDIQRGQAGEYECMTQNGVNSAPDSRRVLVTVNYPPTITDVTSARTALGRAALLRCEAMAVPPADFQWYKDDRLLSSGAAEGLKVQTERTRSMLLFANVSARHYGNYTCRAANRLGASSASMRLLRPGSLENSAPRPPGPLTLLSALGWLWWRM